One region of uncultured Sulfurimonas sp. genomic DNA includes:
- a CDS encoding class I SAM-dependent methyltransferase, with amino-acid sequence MTNLDLYAKAEHLLGIEEATEALYDLYRSELDEYKIKTLLDVGCGRGGFMERMISDGVRCKGVDLSSVMVKECKAKGLDAQCIDAADVEGTYDAVVSIFDVLNFMDKDALLKFLDAIALKLNEDGIFIADINTLYGFSDVAEGTMSAENDKEFLVVDAEFANDELHTKFTLFEKNEDKFIKHQDTIIQYFHKIKFFQNLTNLKLIDKQTFSLYDTEDKTLLIFKKR; translated from the coding sequence ATGACAAATCTAGACCTTTACGCAAAAGCGGAGCATCTACTAGGCATCGAAGAGGCTACTGAAGCACTTTATGATTTGTATCGTTCAGAATTAGATGAGTACAAAATCAAAACTCTTTTAGATGTTGGTTGTGGTCGTGGTGGTTTTATGGAGCGTATGATTAGTGATGGAGTTAGATGCAAAGGTGTTGATCTTAGTTCTGTTATGGTTAAAGAGTGCAAGGCCAAAGGACTAGATGCCCAATGCATAGATGCAGCAGATGTCGAGGGAACTTATGATGCTGTTGTATCTATTTTTGATGTTTTAAATTTTATGGACAAAGATGCTCTTTTAAAGTTCTTAGATGCAATAGCTTTAAAATTAAATGAAGATGGAATTTTCATAGCAGACATAAACACTCTTTATGGTTTTAGTGATGTTGCAGAAGGTACTATGAGTGCTGAAAATGACAAAGAATTTTTAGTCGTAGATGCTGAGTTTGCAAATGATGAACTTCATACAAAGTTTACTCTTTTTGAAAAAAATGAGGATAAATTCATAAAACATCAAGATACTATCATCCAGTACTTTCATAAAATAAAATTCTTTCAAAATCTTACAAATCTTAAACTGATAGATAAGCAGACTTTTTCTCTTTATGATACTGAAGATAAAACGCTTCTTATTTTTAAAAAAAGATAG
- a CDS encoding diguanylate cyclase, which yields MFDIADLKSKSKEELIKIIEDIASSGVDDSNVYSLNPLDKLKEYTSLQSHIDKIHKSSQNVSVMMFRVYNINRSDDIFRERVAKKILEDITKLLKSKIRNTDILIKYDQRNFVIIAPNTDLQGVDKYAHKLNAIIDKNVFGNVSHLKSNFSTTIFHEQDDMKLIFKRLDEALIDIEKDLAKYFIEV from the coding sequence GTGTTTGATATTGCAGATTTAAAGTCTAAAAGTAAAGAAGAATTAATAAAAATTATAGAAGATATTGCATCTAGTGGTGTTGATGATTCTAATGTTTATAGCTTAAATCCTTTGGATAAGCTCAAAGAATATACCTCACTCCAATCGCATATAGATAAAATTCATAAAAGCTCACAAAATGTTAGCGTGATGATGTTTAGAGTTTACAATATAAATAGAAGTGATGATATATTTAGAGAGAGAGTAGCAAAAAAAATATTAGAAGATATCACAAAACTTTTAAAATCAAAGATTAGAAATACAGACATATTGATAAAATATGATCAGAGAAATTTTGTTATCATAGCACCAAATACTGACTTACAAGGCGTAGATAAGTATGCACATAAATTAAATGCGATTATAGATAAAAATGTTTTTGGAAATGTGTCACATTTAAAGTCTAACTTTTCAACTACTATTTTTCACGAACAAGATGATATGAAGTTGATATTTAAAAGGTTAGATGAGGCACTTATAGATATTGAAAAAGATCTCGCAAAATACTTTATAGAAGTTTAG
- a CDS encoding class I SAM-dependent methyltransferase — protein MKKCKICNSNTSTIKDFNTKKTYYRCLNCEYIFLDEKHYLDATHEKKHYDNHDNNLDSLGYVKMFENLIEEFVLPKEKEIKTALDFGCGEGAVLPFLLEKVGISCDKYDLFYFPKKVYKDKKYDLICSTEVIEHLQNPLDVIKKLLLHLNKDGYLLLMTYFHPSDDEKFLKWFYIKDVTHIGFFSIKTFEHLASEFDLEILKHNTKNIIMFKKLS, from the coding sequence ATGAAAAAATGTAAAATCTGCAACTCAAATACAAGCACAATAAAAGATTTTAATACCAAAAAAACTTACTATAGATGCTTGAATTGTGAGTATATATTTTTAGATGAAAAGCATTACTTAGATGCTACACATGAAAAAAAACACTATGATAATCACGACAACAACTTAGACTCACTTGGGTATGTAAAAATGTTTGAAAATCTTATAGAAGAGTTTGTTCTTCCAAAAGAAAAAGAGATAAAAACAGCACTTGATTTTGGTTGTGGAGAGGGTGCGGTTTTACCTTTTCTTTTAGAGAAAGTTGGCATCTCTTGTGATAAGTATGATCTGTTTTATTTTCCAAAAAAAGTATATAAAGATAAAAAATATGACCTTATTTGTTCAACTGAAGTCATAGAGCATCTACAAAATCCACTAGATGTTATAAAAAAGCTACTTTTACATCTAAACAAAGATGGATATCTACTTCTTATGACTTACTTTCATCCAAGTGATGATGAGAAATTTTTAAAATGGTTTTATATAAAAGATGTGACTCATATAGGTTTTTTTAGTATCAAAACATTTGAGCATCTAGCATCTGAGTTTGATTTAGAGATACTAAAACATAATACTAAAAACATAATCATGTTTAAAAAGTTATCTTAA
- a CDS encoding metallophosphoesterase codes for MNPILFFIAFLGVFVLLNMYISKRLITKLDIKDKYKLYLRIFLIINFFGIIGYMLGRYYVGFPSWLYFLFSLPMGILFLLFCTAIIYDISRVLLHHAPISQKRRNFFKRSLDISSLVVASSLSAKAMFEARYVKLEKVNIKIKKLKKPYKIIQLSDIHIGGLIDKNFIHKIVQRVNAQKADIVVITGDLVDIEISHAKDTLTELKNLKSKYGTFFVVGNHEYFHNISAIIETVKELGIRVLENENVYIGEKDEGFNLAGVYDVFGYRTKTYMPEINNALHKLKNSPTVLLAHQPRYIEEVSDSVNLMLSGHTHGGQLYPFRFLVKLQQPYISGLHKHNKELQIYVNKGTGFWGPPMRLGASSEITDITLEPTT; via the coding sequence ATGAATCCAATACTATTTTTTATAGCCTTTTTAGGTGTTTTTGTCCTTTTAAATATGTATATTTCAAAAAGACTTATCACTAAGTTAGACATAAAAGATAAGTATAAACTATATCTTCGCATCTTTTTAATCATAAACTTTTTTGGTATCATAGGCTATATGCTTGGACGTTACTATGTAGGTTTTCCGAGCTGGTTATATTTTCTTTTCTCACTTCCTATGGGCATACTTTTTTTACTCTTTTGTACGGCTATTATTTATGATATATCTAGAGTTCTTCTACATCACGCTCCTATCTCTCAAAAAAGAAGAAACTTTTTTAAACGCTCACTTGATATCTCATCTTTGGTTGTAGCATCTTCACTTAGTGCAAAAGCCATGTTTGAAGCTAGATATGTAAAATTAGAAAAGGTAAATATCAAGATAAAAAAATTAAAAAAACCATACAAAATAATCCAACTTAGCGACATACATATTGGCGGTTTAATAGACAAAAATTTCATTCATAAAATTGTTCAAAGAGTAAATGCACAAAAGGCAGATATTGTAGTTATAACTGGAGATTTGGTTGATATAGAGATATCTCATGCAAAAGATACATTAACTGAGTTGAAAAACCTAAAATCAAAATATGGAACTTTCTTTGTGGTTGGAAATCATGAGTATTTTCACAATATTTCAGCGATTATAGAAACAGTTAAAGAGCTTGGCATCCGAGTTTTAGAAAATGAAAATGTATATATAGGAGAAAAAGATGAAGGTTTTAATCTTGCAGGAGTATATGATGTTTTTGGATATAGAACTAAAACTTATATGCCAGAGATAAACAATGCTCTTCATAAACTAAAAAATTCACCTACTGTTTTGCTAGCTCATCAACCAAGATACATAGAAGAAGTTAGCGATAGCGTTAATTTGATGCTCAGTGGTCATACTCACGGAGGACAACTTTATCCTTTTAGATTTCTTGTAAAACTTCAACAGCCATATATTAGTGGTCTTCACAAGCACAATAAAGAGTTACAAATCTATGTAAACAAAGGTACAGGTTTTTGGGGTCCGCCTATGCGTTTGGGTGCAAGTTCTGAGATAACAGATATAACACTTGAACCAACTACTTAA
- a CDS encoding YceI family protein gives MVKFFISLFLIATLSSAEEMGTKKGSCILSQDGSVSVSFKAYKTPAKVGVGGVFDSVKYTAIAPEGNNFREILVGSSVIIDTLSVNTKHESRDATLVKFFFKQMKDSKIEAKIVDIKSDKRMRGKPKTGVMSVAVTMNGITKNVPMSYIFDNGDLSASGNIDILDFSANKALSSINKACYDLHDGKTWNDVAIGFQTKIKFALCNTH, from the coding sequence ATGGTTAAGTTTTTTATATCTCTATTTTTAATCGCGACACTATCAAGTGCCGAAGAAATGGGAACTAAAAAAGGCTCTTGCATCTTGAGTCAAGATGGAAGTGTAAGTGTAAGCTTCAAAGCTTATAAAACACCAGCAAAAGTTGGAGTAGGTGGAGTTTTTGATAGTGTTAAGTACACAGCAATAGCGCCAGAGGGAAATAATTTTCGTGAGATACTTGTGGGTTCTAGCGTAATTATAGATACTTTAAGTGTAAATACTAAGCATGAAAGTAGAGATGCAACTCTAGTTAAGTTTTTCTTTAAACAGATGAAAGACTCAAAGATAGAAGCTAAAATAGTGGATATCAAGTCAGATAAAAGAATGAGAGGTAAACCAAAAACAGGTGTTATGAGTGTAGCTGTAACTATGAATGGTATTACTAAAAATGTACCTATGAGTTATATATTTGACAATGGTGATTTAAGTGCATCTGGAAATATAGATATTCTAGATTTTAGTGCAAACAAAGCACTTAGTTCTATCAACAAGGCTTGTTATGATTTACATGATGGCAAAACTTGGAATGATGTAGCGATAGGTTTTCAAACAAAGATTAAATTCGCTCTTTGTAATACACACTAA
- a CDS encoding cytochrome-c peroxidase → MIIATLATTSLLISASLKDDAKGAGLKPIPTDKSELMRLIDNPKNPITEAKVRLGEKLYFDPRLSKSGLISCNFCHNLGEGGDDGVEAAIGHKWRANPNHVNSPTVYNAVFNDIQFWDGRAKDLEEQAQGPMLAHPEMASTSDHVEAVVNSMPEYKADFKAAYGKNVKVNFALIADTIGLYERTLVTPSAYDDYLNGDNNALNAKEKDGLKTFIDAGCATCHTGVGLGGSMNMFNITGTYKHMNVGSFKGDKNGMVRVPTLRNITQTAPYYHNGKIWNLKEAIKEMGKIQLGANLSDKDVASIETFLKSLDGRKPKVIYPMLPASTEKTPKPDMN, encoded by the coding sequence ATAATTATTGCTACTCTTGCTACTACTTCTTTACTTATATCTGCATCTCTTAAAGATGATGCAAAAGGTGCTGGTCTAAAGCCTATTCCTACTGATAAATCAGAGTTGATGAGACTCATAGATAACCCTAAAAACCCTATTACAGAGGCTAAGGTTAGATTGGGTGAAAAGTTATACTTTGATCCAAGATTATCAAAAAGTGGTCTTATTAGTTGTAACTTCTGTCACAACTTAGGTGAAGGTGGAGATGATGGTGTTGAGGCCGCTATTGGTCACAAATGGAGAGCAAATCCTAACCATGTAAACTCACCAACTGTTTACAATGCTGTGTTTAATGACATTCAATTTTGGGATGGTCGTGCTAAAGATTTAGAAGAACAAGCTCAAGGACCAATGTTAGCTCACCCTGAGATGGCATCAACTAGCGATCATGTTGAAGCAGTTGTAAACTCTATGCCTGAGTACAAAGCTGATTTTAAAGCTGCTTATGGAAAAAATGTAAAAGTTAATTTTGCATTAATTGCAGATACTATAGGACTTTATGAGAGAACTCTAGTTACTCCATCAGCTTATGATGACTACTTAAATGGTGATAACAATGCACTAAATGCTAAAGAAAAAGATGGTTTAAAAACTTTCATAGATGCTGGATGTGCAACTTGTCACACAGGCGTTGGTCTTGGTGGTTCTATGAATATGTTCAACATTACAGGAACTTATAAACACATGAATGTTGGTAGTTTTAAAGGAGATAAAAACGGTATGGTTAGAGTTCCAACTCTAAGAAATATTACTCAAACTGCTCCGTATTATCATAATGGTAAAATCTGGAACTTAAAAGAGGCTATAAAAGAGATGGGTAAAATCCAACTTGGAGCTAATTTATCTGATAAAGATGTTGCATCTATTGAGACATTTTTAAAATCATTAGATGGAAGAAAACCAAAAGTTATCTATCCAATGCTTCCAGCTTCAACTGAGAAAACTCCTAAACCAGATATGAACTAA
- the pdxA gene encoding 4-hydroxythreonine-4-phosphate dehydrogenase: MKTIAISVGDLNGVGIEIALKAHEEVSKLCNPIYCINKEMLSQTLKLLDAKMPQNIKLHPVDGEFNIEAGVVSLASGRYSYDSFMSAIKLCEDKKADAVVTMPIHKEAWMMAGLEYKGHTDLLRKHFNQDAIMMLGCQEMFLALFTEHIPLKDVAASVQYVKLKQFFLDFHNSIGNEKVAVLGLNPHAGDNGVLGNEELRITKAIKSANKKIGFEQFIGPIVPDVAFTPNARKNYKYFIAMYHDQGLAPLKALYFDESINVSLNLPIIRTSVDHGTAFDIAYKGKAKTLSYMNSVKYAINLTKYRLF; encoded by the coding sequence ATGAAAACTATTGCCATAAGTGTAGGAGATTTAAACGGAGTTGGAATAGAGATAGCTTTAAAAGCTCACGAAGAAGTCTCTAAACTTTGCAATCCTATATACTGTATAAATAAAGAGATGCTCTCTCAAACTCTAAAACTTCTAGATGCTAAAATGCCTCAAAATATAAAACTTCACCCTGTTGATGGAGAGTTTAATATAGAAGCTGGTGTAGTTAGCTTGGCATCTGGGAGATACTCTTATGACTCTTTTATGAGTGCTATCAAACTATGCGAAGATAAAAAAGCAGATGCTGTTGTGACTATGCCAATACATAAAGAGGCTTGGATGATGGCAGGGCTTGAGTATAAAGGTCATACCGACCTACTCCGAAAACATTTCAATCAAGATGCTATTATGATGTTAGGATGCCAAGAGATGTTTTTAGCACTTTTCACAGAACATATACCGCTAAAAGATGTGGCTGCATCTGTTCAGTATGTAAAATTAAAACAGTTTTTTTTAGATTTTCACAACTCTATAGGGAATGAAAAAGTAGCTGTACTTGGACTTAATCCACACGCTGGAGATAACGGTGTTTTAGGAAATGAAGAGCTTAGAATAACAAAAGCTATAAAAAGTGCTAACAAAAAAATTGGCTTTGAGCAATTTATAGGTCCAATAGTTCCAGATGTAGCTTTTACTCCAAATGCAAGAAAAAATTATAAATATTTTATAGCAATGTATCACGATCAAGGTTTAGCGCCCTTAAAAGCACTCTACTTTGATGAGAGTATAAATGTCTCTTTAAATCTACCAATAATTAGAACTTCAGTAGATCATGGAACAGCCTTTGACATAGCTTACAAAGGTAAAGCTAAAACTCTCAGCTATATGAATTCTGTCAAATATGCTATTAATTTGACAAAATACAGATTATTTTAA
- a CDS encoding pyridoxine 5'-phosphate synthase, which produces MKLGVNIDHVAVLREARRVNDPDILNALNVACANGADQITIHLREDRRHIQDADAKNIMMHSQLPVNMECAIDRNILNIVCNLKPHRATLVPEKREEVTTEGGLDVFTYEDEIAYAIEQLHDSIIPVSLFVDPTIEAMEKSKELGAEMVELHTGSFANIFAMLNSSLPHTNHSVKELELPRYELASKLEKALEDIHRAATHAKKLGLEVAAGHGLNYHNVSHMMNIKEITELNIGQSIIARSVFSGLADAVKEMRRLTYR; this is translated from the coding sequence ATGAAATTAGGTGTAAATATAGACCATGTAGCAGTTTTAAGAGAGGCAAGAAGAGTAAATGATCCAGATATATTAAATGCTCTTAATGTAGCTTGTGCAAACGGTGCAGATCAGATAACTATACACCTTAGAGAAGACAGAAGACACATTCAAGATGCAGATGCTAAAAATATTATGATGCATTCACAACTTCCTGTAAATATGGAGTGTGCCATAGATAGAAACATATTAAATATTGTATGTAATTTAAAACCACATCGTGCTACTTTAGTTCCGGAAAAAAGAGAAGAAGTAACAACTGAGGGCGGACTTGATGTTTTTACTTATGAAGATGAAATAGCTTATGCGATTGAGCAACTTCATGATTCTATAATCCCTGTTTCACTATTTGTAGATCCAACTATAGAAGCGATGGAAAAATCAAAAGAGTTGGGTGCTGAGATGGTAGAACTTCATACAGGAAGCTTTGCAAACATTTTTGCTATGCTAAACTCTTCACTTCCCCATACAAATCACTCTGTAAAAGAGCTTGAACTTCCTCGTTATGAACTTGCAAGTAAACTTGAAAAAGCTTTAGAAGATATCCACAGAGCAGCAACTCACGCTAAAAAACTAGGACTTGAAGTAGCAGCAGGACATGGACTAAACTATCATAATGTCTCACACATGATGAACATAAAAGAGATTACAGAGCTAAACATAGGTCAAAGCATCATTGCAAGAAGTGTTTTTAGTGGTTTAGCAGATGCAGTTAAAGAGATGCGAAGACTTACATATCGTTAA
- a CDS encoding lysophospholipid acyltransferase family protein, translated as MLKTLGKFIFMIELGYKHIKIFKRTYFHPFISLKPGYKQLSKDRQSYANNVLEFLNIEIELIGEVPSKDKILYAINHRSLLDIIVMEHIFSKHDKNGTWIAKQELFDAFYGDFFRYSGCISVDLENRKGLLKFFKEIKKTLSKIDDFNIYIFPEGERNKTADILEFQSGAQKIAKANQLDVVPVFINDTLESVFKNAPYKEKKVVKVHMGDIIHHEDLQQSYLDFVKCAKGERSE; from the coding sequence ATGTTAAAAACATTAGGCAAGTTCATCTTTATGATTGAACTTGGATACAAACACATAAAAATATTTAAACGCACTTATTTTCATCCATTTATATCTCTTAAACCAGGTTATAAACAACTCTCAAAAGATAGACAATCTTACGCAAATAATGTTTTAGAATTTTTAAATATTGAGATAGAACTTATCGGGGAAGTGCCTAGTAAAGATAAAATTCTTTATGCTATAAATCATCGCTCTTTGCTTGACATCATAGTAATGGAACATATATTTTCAAAACACGACAAAAATGGAACATGGATAGCAAAACAAGAACTTTTTGACGCTTTTTATGGTGACTTTTTTAGATATAGTGGATGCATCAGTGTTGATTTAGAAAATAGAAAAGGTCTTTTAAAATTTTTCAAAGAGATAAAAAAAACACTCTCAAAGATAGATGACTTTAATATCTATATCTTTCCAGAGGGTGAAAGAAATAAAACAGCAGATATTTTAGAGTTTCAAAGCGGAGCGCAAAAGATTGCAAAAGCAAACCAACTTGATGTAGTCCCTGTTTTTATAAATGACACGCTAGAGAGTGTTTTTAAAAATGCTCCTTACAAAGAAAAAAAAGTAGTTAAAGTCCATATGGGCGATATAATTCATCATGAAGATTTACAACAAAGTTATTTAGACTTTGTTAAATGTGCAAAAGGAGAAAGAAGTGAGTAG
- a CDS encoding thioredoxin domain-containing protein: MSNRLEKEDSPYLQQHKNNPVNWFAWGDEAFKKAQDENKAIFISIGYSSCHWCHVMEEKVFENQECADILNEYFVCIKVDREERPDIDKHYQEVHYLLNRRAGGWPTSIFCTPQNKAFFAGTYIPPESNQGSIEGMGFKELTKLIGSKVAQNDVELYKNAEDIENFLNNKEHPKEATVLKEDFRKNFMLQAKNNYETKYGGFSTSPKFPHASTLGTLLSIDKLYDDKAARSMILHTLQNMKKGGMYDLVDGGFCRYSVDKEWRVPHFEKMLYDNALLCELYANAYLAYKDESFLTTAKEIADFWHNFMSEDELFYSASDADSEGAEGTYFTYTYDEVYKALSQSAYKNIEEMLDEMQVSKEGNFEGRNIIRFENGKIPEYFKEVKVILQDIRKKREYPFVDKKVQTSWSAMMIKALFTLGAIDAKYKQKAIKSLDALLSTMYIDSKLYHTTLIHKTPKVEAFLEDYAYLSQALISAYNATQDELYLIQAQRFSNIALEEFYTKGSWNFSSGEFETKADIADNTYTSSVSIMVDVLLSLATLLEDEKYSHFAFKTLEYNSYELGRRPVIYPYMLRQMLRHLKGDRVIKSNATNLDANAFELSFLNYPFIQKKLSEDSDFLICADKSCFAHTDNINKINDIIQNTF, translated from the coding sequence ATGTCAAATAGATTAGAAAAAGAAGATTCTCCATACTTACAACAACATAAAAACAATCCTGTAAACTGGTTTGCATGGGGTGATGAAGCATTTAAAAAAGCACAAGATGAGAACAAAGCTATTTTTATAAGCATAGGCTATAGCTCTTGTCATTGGTGTCATGTCATGGAAGAAAAAGTATTTGAAAATCAAGAATGTGCAGATATTTTAAATGAGTATTTTGTTTGCATAAAAGTTGATCGTGAAGAACGTCCAGACATTGACAAACACTACCAAGAGGTTCACTATCTTTTAAATCGTCGTGCTGGTGGTTGGCCCACTTCCATCTTTTGTACTCCACAAAATAAAGCTTTTTTTGCAGGAACTTACATTCCTCCAGAATCAAATCAAGGCTCTATCGAGGGTATGGGGTTTAAAGAACTTACCAAACTCATAGGCTCAAAAGTAGCTCAAAATGATGTTGAACTTTACAAAAATGCTGAGGATATAGAAAACTTTTTAAACAACAAAGAGCATCCAAAAGAGGCTACTGTTTTAAAAGAAGATTTTAGAAAAAACTTTATGCTTCAGGCAAAAAACAACTATGAAACAAAATATGGCGGTTTCTCTACTTCTCCAAAATTTCCTCATGCATCTACACTTGGAACACTTCTAAGCATAGACAAACTTTATGATGATAAAGCAGCACGTTCTATGATTCTTCACACATTGCAAAATATGAAAAAAGGCGGAATGTATGATTTGGTGGATGGAGGATTTTGTCGCTACTCTGTAGATAAAGAGTGGAGAGTTCCTCACTTTGAGAAGATGCTCTATGATAACGCCCTACTTTGTGAACTTTATGCGAATGCTTATCTAGCTTACAAAGATGAAAGTTTTTTGACTACGGCTAAAGAGATTGCTGATTTTTGGCACAACTTTATGAGTGAAGATGAACTTTTTTATAGTGCTTCAGATGCTGATAGCGAAGGTGCTGAGGGAACTTACTTTACATACACTTATGATGAAGTTTATAAAGCTTTATCACAAAGTGCTTATAAAAACATAGAAGAGATGCTAGATGAGATGCAAGTAAGTAAAGAAGGAAACTTTGAGGGTAGAAATATCATCCGTTTTGAAAATGGCAAAATTCCTGAGTATTTTAAAGAGGTAAAAGTTATTTTACAAGATATCAGAAAAAAAAGAGAGTATCCATTTGTAGATAAAAAAGTTCAAACTTCTTGGTCTGCTATGATGATAAAAGCACTTTTTACTCTTGGTGCTATAGATGCCAAGTACAAACAAAAAGCCATAAAAAGTCTAGATGCCCTACTTAGTACAATGTACATAGACTCAAAACTATACCATACAACACTTATACACAAAACACCTAAAGTTGAAGCATTTTTAGAAGATTACGCATATCTCTCTCAAGCTCTTATATCAGCTTACAATGCCACTCAAGATGAACTCTATCTTATTCAAGCGCAAAGATTTTCAAACATTGCCCTAGAAGAGTTTTACACTAAAGGAAGTTGGAATTTCAGTAGTGGAGAGTTTGAGACAAAAGCCGACATAGCGGACAATACTTATACAAGTTCTGTTAGCATTATGGTTGATGTACTTTTATCTTTAGCAACTCTACTTGAAGATGAAAAATATTCTCATTTTGCTTTTAAAACACTAGAGTATAACTCTTATGAATTAGGAAGAAGACCTGTAATATATCCATATATGTTACGTCAGATGCTAAGACATTTAAAAGGCGATAGAGTTATAAAATCAAACGCTACAAATCTAGATGCAAATGCTTTTGAGTTGAGTTTTTTAAACTATCCATTTATACAAAAAAAGCTCTCAGAAGATTCAGATTTTTTGATATGTGCAGATAAAAGTTGCTTTGCTCACACAGATAACATAAATAAAATCAATGATATAATTCAAAATACTTTTTAA